A section of the Salmo salar chromosome ssa05, Ssal_v3.1, whole genome shotgun sequence genome encodes:
- the LOC106604605 gene encoding adhesion G protein-coupled receptor E1 isoform X7, with the protein MGVIIYLLILGIAVYVFLGLLTSGATQQCLDIDECNTDGVCGKRGICQNLIGSYWCECPAGFTNFGKNQNKCVELNCDQYETQPGQTLPGFDSFLSLLRNNCLVLNNSTLSGPTRPLPTGDVLLTLLVNTTDVLQLDLQSNGHRSSSEVTKLLKTIEISIRLIAPLLTENVTRIETNHTDVEILVRRDKTPPKGPVSLTNENTQLDTTWETVIGDYQNYQGFAFVVLLSYKNLDSLKDTTSRQNLQLMSSALTVSVSNSNTTNLPQLINLTFNHLQSSDVDPTCVYWSDENGPGVWSELGCTSVMSNSNQTVCSCSHLSTFALLKGIHQKKGTGQLSLVMWGGVFVALTCVVLSLITTLWCRFVSRKRRGGNRLKQDVQLHRK; encoded by the exons GTATTGCTGTGTATGTTTTTCTGGGTTTATTGACTTCTGGTGCCACTCAACAATGCTTGG aCATTGACGAGTGTAATACAGACGGAGTATGTGGAAAGAGGGGCATCTGTCAAAACCTGATTGGCAGTTACTGGTGCGAGTGTCCTGCTGGATTTACTAACTTTGGCAAAAACCAAAATAAGTGTGTAG AGCTTAATTGTGACCAGTACGAAACACAGCCTGGACAG ACTCTACCAGGCTTTGACAGTTTCTTGTCTCTGTTGAGAAACAACTGTTTGGTGTTGAACAACTCTACGTTGTCTGGACCTACAAGACCGCTGCCAACTGGAGATGTGCTTTTGACA ttactggttaataccACTGATGTTCTTCAACTGGACCTCCAGTCCAATGGTCACCGTAGTAGCAGTGAAGTGACTAAGTTACTGAAGACCATTGAAATCTCGATCAGACTGATCGCTCCACTGCTGACCGAGAACGTGACCAGGATAGAGACCAaccacacag ACGTTGAGATTCTGGTGAGGAGAGACAAGACTCCACCTAAAGGACCAGTCAGCCTGACCAATGAGAACACTCAACTTGACACCACCTGGGAGACGGTGATTGGAGATTACCAGAATTACCAAG GGTTTGCGTTTGTCGTTCTGCTCAGCTATAAGAATCTGGATAGTCTGAAGGACACCACTTCTCGTCAGAACCTGCAGCTCATGTCCAGTGCTTTGACGGTGTCCGTTAGCAACTCCAACACAACAAACCTGCCCCAACTGATTAATCTCACCTTCAATCACCTGCAG TCCAGTGATGTTGACCCCACCTGTGTTTATTGGTCGGATGAGAATGGACCGGGGGTGTGGTCTGAGCTGGGTTGCACCTCAGTGATGTCAAACTCCAACCAAACTGTGTGCTCCTGCAGCCATCTCAGCACATTCGCTCTGCTGAAGGGAATCCATCAGAAAAAG GGAACCGGGCAGCTGTCGTTGGTGATGTGGGGGGGTGTGTTTGTGGCACTGACCTGTGTGGTCCTGTCCCTGATCACAACCCTGTGGTGTCGCTTTGTCAGCCGCAAACGCCGTGGAGGAAACCGGCTGAAACAGGATGTACAACTCCATAGAAAATAA